The following proteins are encoded in a genomic region of Euzebya sp.:
- the mscL gene encoding large conductance mechanosensitive channel protein MscL produces the protein MGRELRDFIMRGSVVDLAVGVVVGVAFAGVINSFVANLLTPLVTIPGEVDFSQLSLTVGGGTFLYGRFLNDLIGFLLIATAVFLVVVRPMNRLRAARARSGDAATVRCAECLSTIPAAARRCAFCAAPQDPVGPAAEGVDA, from the coding sequence ATGGGGCGAGAGCTGCGGGACTTCATCATGCGGGGGTCGGTCGTCGACCTCGCCGTCGGCGTGGTCGTCGGGGTGGCGTTCGCCGGGGTGATCAACTCGTTCGTCGCCAACCTGCTGACGCCGCTGGTCACCATCCCGGGCGAGGTGGACTTCAGCCAGCTGTCGCTCACCGTCGGCGGGGGGACGTTCCTCTACGGCCGGTTCCTGAACGACCTCATCGGCTTCCTGCTGATCGCCACCGCCGTGTTCCTCGTCGTCGTCCGGCCGATGAACCGGCTGCGGGCCGCCCGCGCCCGCAGCGGGGACGCCGCGACGGTCCGCTGCGCGGAGTGCCTGTCGACCATCCCCGCGGCGGCCCGCCGCTGCGCGTTCTGCGCGGCGCCCCAGGACCCCGTCGGACCTGCCGCCGAGGGGGTCGATGCCTGA
- a CDS encoding MarR family winged helix-turn-helix transcriptional regulator: protein MADVGEDQETAIAVELRRLLPRLYRRVRYYGGDELTPSELSALCRLEDDGPLRTGRLAELEDVTPATISRLITRLEGQSLVSRRRDPADARATQVAITTAGQRLIDDQRARRTAVLVAELRRLPAEDRRALAEALPVLDRLADSPAAPSGTVVLRDLVD, encoded by the coding sequence ATGGCTGACGTGGGGGAGGACCAGGAGACCGCGATCGCCGTCGAGCTGCGGCGGCTGCTGCCGCGGCTCTACCGGCGCGTCCGGTACTACGGCGGTGACGAGCTGACGCCGTCCGAGCTGTCCGCGCTGTGCCGCCTCGAGGACGACGGGCCGCTGCGGACCGGTCGGCTGGCCGAGCTCGAGGACGTGACGCCGGCGACGATCTCCCGGCTGATCACCCGTCTGGAGGGCCAGTCGCTGGTCAGCCGGCGACGGGACCCCGCAGACGCGCGCGCGACCCAGGTGGCGATCACGACGGCCGGGCAGCGCCTGATCGACGACCAGCGGGCCCGGCGGACGGCCGTCCTCGTCGCCGAGCTGCGACGTCTTCCCGCCGAGGACCGCCGGGCGCTCGCCGAGGCGCTGCCGGTGCTCGACCGGCTGGCCGACAGCCCCGCCGCGCCCAGCGGGACGGTGGTCCTGCGCGACCTGGTCGACTGA
- a CDS encoding nuclear transport factor 2 family protein, translating to MASITGLTPEDRLDIMDLYARYAWAMDSADLDAFVECYVPGGQLLDSHGATEGEEAFRAWLSLFLGDSAFPGSQHFYTQWKMQADGPDAATCNVYVVRMYQIPKTRNSQPIWQGYYTDDVRKVDGRWGFWRKRIHQAWELFGTPPDQVKSDAAPPYVDRLHHHGVSLR from the coding sequence GTGGCATCCATCACCGGCCTCACCCCCGAGGACCGACTCGACATCATGGACCTGTACGCCCGCTACGCCTGGGCGATGGACTCAGCGGACCTCGACGCGTTCGTCGAGTGCTACGTCCCGGGCGGCCAGCTGCTCGACAGCCACGGCGCCACCGAGGGGGAGGAGGCGTTCCGCGCCTGGCTGTCGCTGTTCCTCGGCGACTCGGCGTTCCCGGGCAGCCAGCACTTCTACACCCAGTGGAAGATGCAGGCCGACGGACCCGACGCGGCCACCTGCAACGTCTACGTCGTCCGCATGTACCAGATCCCGAAGACCCGGAACTCCCAACCGATCTGGCAGGGCTACTACACCGACGACGTGCGGAAGGTCGACGGGCGCTGGGGCTTCTGGCGCAAGCGGATCCACCAGGCGTGGGAGCTGTTCGGCACCCCACCGGACCAGGTCAAGTCCGACGCGGCCCCGCCGTACGTCGATCGCCTGCACCACCACGGCGTCTCGCTGCGATGA
- a CDS encoding cytochrome P450: MPTSDFDVHDPAFVTDPHRTFDDLRERCPVAWTDDLGGFWMLTRHADIARVTTDTRTWVSSVQNAVPKLPNTGRRGPLHFDPPEHTAYRRALNPVFAADRVAEVRPAIDAMVHDLTGPFVAAGGGDVVAAVIRHVPIRALCLLLGIPPDLADDLLDATVRFVASVHDVDPEETKAQSYRIYDRSREILRDRARRPLDDDGLSAMLSIELDGRPLDEEMAVGTLRQVVVAAHVGPVLGLAGIVMHLGEDRALQDRLRADPALRGPAVEELLRLHAPNTGFTRTPTCPVELHGRVIEVDQPVAVNYAAASRDPDVFTDPDAVDLDRGDVGMAFGHGIHKCIGQHLARAQLHAVVDELLDTTDAFALTVPRDELGFTQLPEHGPLEVPLAIEPRTG, from the coding sequence ATGCCCACGTCGGACTTCGACGTCCACGACCCCGCGTTCGTCACCGATCCCCACCGGACGTTCGACGACCTGCGCGAGCGGTGCCCGGTCGCCTGGACCGACGACCTCGGCGGCTTCTGGATGCTCACGCGCCACGCCGACATCGCGCGGGTGACCACCGACACCAGGACGTGGGTCTCGAGCGTGCAGAACGCCGTCCCGAAGCTGCCGAACACCGGTCGCCGGGGGCCCCTCCACTTCGACCCGCCCGAGCACACCGCCTACCGGCGCGCCCTCAACCCGGTGTTCGCCGCCGACCGCGTCGCCGAGGTCCGCCCCGCCATTGACGCGATGGTCCACGACCTCACCGGCCCGTTCGTGGCCGCAGGCGGCGGGGACGTCGTCGCCGCGGTCATCCGCCACGTCCCGATCCGCGCGCTGTGCCTGCTGCTCGGCATCCCGCCGGACCTGGCCGACGACCTCCTCGACGCGACGGTCCGGTTCGTCGCGAGCGTCCACGACGTCGACCCCGAGGAGACGAAGGCGCAGAGCTACCGGATCTACGACCGGTCCCGTGAGATCCTGCGAGACCGCGCCAGGCGACCCCTCGACGACGACGGCCTGAGCGCGATGCTGTCGATCGAGCTCGACGGGCGACCGCTCGATGAGGAGATGGCCGTCGGGACCCTCCGCCAGGTCGTGGTCGCCGCCCACGTCGGTCCCGTCCTGGGCCTCGCCGGCATCGTGATGCACCTGGGTGAGGATCGCGCGCTGCAGGACCGGCTCCGCGCCGACCCCGCCCTGCGGGGGCCGGCGGTCGAGGAGCTGCTCCGCCTGCACGCGCCGAACACCGGGTTCACCAGGACCCCCACCTGCCCGGTCGAGCTGCACGGGCGGGTGATCGAGGTCGACCAGCCCGTCGCGGTCAACTACGCGGCGGCGAGCCGGGACCCCGATGTCTTCACCGACCCCGACGCCGTCGACCTCGATCGCGGCGACGTGGGCATGGCCTTCGGCCACGGGATCCACAAGTGCATCGGCCAGCACCTCGCCCGCGCCCAGCTCCACGCGGTCGTCGACGAGCTGCTCGACACGACCGACGCCTTCGCGCTGACCGTCCCCCGCGACGAGTTGGGGTTCACCCAGCTCCCCGAGCACGGCCCGCTCGAGGTCCCGCTGGCGATCGAGCCCCGCACGGGCTGA
- a CDS encoding MaoC family dehydratase yields the protein MPTALTLAELADATDEIDLGTSPWITVDQAMIDTFADATRDHQWIHVDAEKAADGPFGQTIAHGFLTASLLPEMLSELLEIPDSGMGVNYGMDRLRLTAPVPSGSRIRAAGKVVGTERKGDGVLIRAEMTVEIEGSDKPALVGTFLALRY from the coding sequence ATGCCGACCGCACTGACCCTGGCCGAGCTGGCCGACGCGACCGACGAGATCGACCTGGGCACCAGTCCGTGGATCACCGTCGACCAGGCGATGATCGACACCTTCGCCGACGCGACCCGTGACCACCAGTGGATCCACGTCGACGCGGAGAAGGCCGCCGACGGCCCGTTCGGCCAGACGATCGCCCACGGGTTCCTCACCGCGTCGCTGCTGCCGGAGATGCTGTCCGAGCTCCTCGAGATCCCCGACTCCGGCATGGGCGTCAACTACGGCATGGACCGCCTGCGCCTGACCGCCCCGGTCCCCTCCGGCAGCCGCATCCGCGCGGCGGGGAAGGTCGTGGGCACCGAGCGGAAGGGCGACGGCGTCCTGATCCGCGCCGAGATGACCGTCGAGATCGAGGGGAGCGACAAGCCGGCGTTGGTGGGTACGTTCTTGGCACTGCGCTACTGA
- a CDS encoding PaaX family transcriptional regulator C-terminal domain-containing protein — MPPRQYATEGLRPQTLLFTFLGHHVLAAGCLDPVATSTLIEVLDRLGVSAQAARSTLTRMVSRGYLERHRAGRRAYFGMSPKLVKVLGEGEHRLFSAPVRDLPDDRWTLLSFSIPEDQRGDRHSLRTALGWNGFGLLRNGLWIAPGEVDVTGVLADLDLTDFVEVFVAQPVPPTDLARVVAEAWDLDAVAAAYDAFLARWSDGIPDDVAGSLAGQVRLLTEWRQLLVDDPQLPRAHLPVDWPSERAYDLFRAVLGDLQAAARVELDEILDVLEDAPV, encoded by the coding sequence GTGCCACCGCGACAGTACGCGACCGAGGGGCTGCGCCCGCAGACGCTCCTGTTCACCTTCCTCGGCCACCACGTCCTCGCCGCCGGGTGCCTCGATCCCGTCGCGACGAGCACGCTGATCGAGGTCCTCGACCGCCTCGGCGTGTCCGCCCAGGCCGCCCGGTCGACCCTCACCCGCATGGTCAGCCGCGGGTACCTCGAGCGCCACCGCGCGGGCCGGCGGGCCTACTTCGGGATGAGCCCCAAGCTCGTGAAGGTCCTGGGGGAGGGTGAGCACCGCCTGTTCAGCGCGCCGGTCCGCGACCTGCCGGACGACCGCTGGACGCTCCTCAGCTTCTCCATCCCCGAGGACCAGCGCGGCGACCGCCACAGCCTGCGGACCGCGCTCGGCTGGAACGGCTTCGGCCTGCTGCGCAACGGGCTGTGGATCGCGCCGGGGGAGGTCGACGTCACCGGCGTGCTGGCCGACCTCGACCTGACCGACTTCGTCGAGGTCTTCGTGGCCCAGCCGGTGCCCCCGACCGACCTCGCCCGCGTGGTGGCCGAGGCGTGGGACCTCGACGCGGTCGCCGCGGCGTACGACGCCTTCCTCGCCCGCTGGTCCGACGGGATCCCCGACGACGTCGCGGGGTCCCTCGCGGGGCAGGTGCGGCTCCTGACCGAGTGGCGCCAGCTGCTGGTCGACGATCCCCAGCTGCCCCGGGCCCACCTGCCCGTCGACTGGCCCTCCGAGCGGGCCTACGACCTGTTCCGCGCGGTCCTCGGTGATCTGCAGGCGGCCGCTCGGGTGGAGCTGGACGAGATCCTCGACGTCCTGGAGGACGCGCCCGTCTGA
- a CDS encoding TIGR03560 family F420-dependent LLM class oxidoreductase: MTDLRFGLDVWQQRSSIDELRTGWEMADAAGIHNLWLCDHFKSLPMRSEGMEPIFEAWTCLAAMAAVTQRARIGVMVTGNTIRHPGILAKMAVTVDHLSGGRLEFGLGAGDADKEHAMLGLDFPPAPQRLARWREALEVIRRLWTGEVVDFEGEHYRLTGAIGNPTPLQQPHPPIWLGGGGEKVTLRIVAEHADVWNAIGIETLDDLARKLRVLDEHCDAVGRDPAAIRRTVQVHLDAPEDVDATTRRMEDLVALGFTEFVVIIPPPDPLPRVELALTTLLPRFGFAAA; this comes from the coding sequence ATGACCGACCTGCGCTTCGGGCTCGACGTCTGGCAGCAGCGCAGCTCGATCGACGAGCTCCGCACCGGCTGGGAGATGGCCGACGCCGCGGGGATCCACAACCTGTGGCTGTGCGACCACTTCAAGTCCCTGCCGATGCGCTCGGAGGGCATGGAACCGATCTTCGAGGCGTGGACCTGCCTCGCCGCGATGGCCGCGGTCACGCAGCGGGCGCGGATCGGGGTCATGGTGACCGGCAACACGATCCGCCACCCGGGCATCCTCGCCAAGATGGCCGTGACCGTCGACCACCTGTCCGGCGGCCGCCTCGAGTTCGGGCTGGGAGCGGGTGACGCGGACAAGGAGCACGCGATGCTCGGGCTCGACTTCCCGCCGGCCCCGCAGCGGCTGGCGCGCTGGCGGGAGGCCCTCGAGGTGATCCGGCGGCTGTGGACCGGCGAGGTGGTCGACTTCGAGGGCGAGCACTACCGCTTGACCGGCGCGATCGGCAACCCGACCCCCCTCCAGCAGCCCCACCCGCCGATCTGGCTCGGCGGCGGCGGCGAGAAGGTCACACTGCGGATCGTCGCCGAGCACGCCGACGTGTGGAACGCGATCGGCATCGAGACCCTCGACGACCTGGCCCGCAAGCTCCGGGTCCTCGACGAGCACTGCGACGCGGTCGGGCGCGACCCCGCGGCCATCCGCCGCACCGTCCAGGTGCACCTCGACGCCCCCGAGGACGTGGACGCGACCACCCGCCGCATGGAGGACCTGGTGGCGCTCGGCTTCACCGAGTTCGTCGTCATCATCCCGCCCCCCGACCCGCTCCCACGGGTCGAGCTGGCCCTCACCACCCTGCTGCCCCGCTTCGGCTTCGCCGCGGCCTGA
- a CDS encoding SDR family oxidoreductase: protein MVDLDGRVAIVTGAGGGLGRSHALLLAQRGAKVGVNDLGVTRSGEGAETAAADAVVAEIVDAGGEAVANHDSVADVDGADAIVQTALDSYGRVDVVINNAGFLRDRSFAKMTAEEIVPVVEVHLLGGMYVTKAAWPHLREQGYGRIVNTTSAAGLFGNFGQANYSAAKMGLVGFTQTIAHEGAKYGIRANVIAPLAASRMTEEIMPAELLAAVDPTYVSPLVAYLASEACEDTGRVFSVGGGYVSRVAIVEGPGVVFDDIPTPEGIADRWAEITDVAGGREYPGGAGEETGAVIERVTTTS from the coding sequence ATGGTGGATCTCGACGGCCGGGTGGCGATCGTGACCGGGGCGGGGGGCGGCCTGGGCCGCAGCCACGCGCTGCTGCTCGCCCAGCGCGGCGCGAAGGTCGGCGTCAACGACCTGGGGGTCACCCGGTCGGGCGAGGGGGCGGAGACCGCCGCCGCCGACGCCGTGGTCGCCGAGATCGTCGACGCCGGCGGGGAGGCCGTCGCCAACCACGACTCGGTCGCCGACGTCGACGGCGCGGACGCGATCGTCCAGACCGCGCTCGACAGCTACGGCCGGGTCGACGTCGTCATCAACAACGCCGGGTTCCTGCGCGACCGCTCGTTCGCGAAGATGACCGCCGAGGAGATCGTGCCGGTCGTCGAGGTCCACCTGCTGGGCGGCATGTACGTCACCAAGGCGGCGTGGCCGCACCTGCGTGAGCAGGGCTACGGCCGGATCGTCAACACCACCTCGGCAGCCGGGCTGTTCGGCAACTTCGGGCAGGCCAACTACTCAGCCGCCAAGATGGGGCTGGTCGGCTTCACCCAGACGATCGCCCACGAGGGAGCCAAGTACGGGATCCGCGCCAACGTCATCGCGCCGCTGGCCGCGTCGCGGATGACCGAGGAGATCATGCCCGCCGAGCTGCTCGCGGCGGTCGACCCCACCTACGTGTCGCCCCTCGTCGCCTACCTCGCCAGCGAGGCGTGCGAGGACACCGGCCGGGTCTTCAGCGTCGGTGGCGGCTACGTCTCCCGCGTCGCCATCGTCGAGGGCCCCGGCGTGGTCTTCGACGACATCCCGACGCCCGAGGGGATCGCCGACCGCTGGGCGGAGATCACCGATGTCGCCGGCGGCCGGGAGTACCCGGGGGGCGCCGGCGAGGAGACCGGCGCGGTCATCGAGCGCGTCACCACCACCAGCTGA
- a CDS encoding 3-phenylpropionate/cinnamic acid dioxygenase subunit beta has translation MTGLDTATDVGVAEVLRHHRVSAFLTAEAELLDTWRLRDWLALLTDDVIYQVPIRIHKEVTEDSGRVTGVRTDSFHMDENRASLEMRVDRIETGFAWAEEPPTRVRHLIGNVRVDDAGEGEGAGAVAVRSNVLLYHTRWDRPEYHVLSAERHDVLVEAPDTPLGWQLARRVAVLDNTVIPVLHMSWFL, from the coding sequence ATGACCGGGCTCGACACCGCCACCGACGTGGGGGTCGCCGAGGTGCTCCGACACCACCGGGTCAGCGCGTTCCTGACCGCCGAGGCCGAGCTGCTCGACACCTGGCGGCTCCGCGACTGGCTGGCGCTGCTGACCGACGACGTGATCTACCAGGTGCCGATCCGCATCCACAAGGAGGTCACCGAGGACTCCGGGCGCGTCACCGGGGTCCGCACCGACAGCTTCCACATGGACGAGAACCGGGCCAGCCTCGAGATGCGCGTCGACCGCATCGAGACGGGCTTCGCGTGGGCCGAGGAGCCCCCGACCCGCGTCCGGCACCTGATCGGCAACGTGCGGGTGGACGACGCAGGCGAGGGCGAGGGGGCGGGGGCTGTCGCGGTCCGCTCGAACGTGCTGCTGTACCACACCCGCTGGGACCGGCCGGAGTACCACGTGCTGTCCGCCGAGCGGCACGACGTGCTGGTCGAGGCGCCCGACACGCCGCTCGGCTGGCAGCTGGCCCGCCGCGTCGCGGTGCTGGACAACACCGTGATCCCGGTCCTCCACATGAGCTGGTTCCTCTAG
- a CDS encoding dihydrodiol dehydrogenase, which translates to MVGEPTPDATPESDWVTVANEFTTARVRKVRTRNGERLEVHSTKLGTSILLDPLELESLTWQTADTFSRMLEDPYGPEDVEPRALSDLVADRQHVTFDDD; encoded by the coding sequence ATGGTCGGCGAGCCGACGCCCGACGCCACGCCCGAGAGCGACTGGGTCACCGTCGCCAACGAGTTCACCACCGCGCGGGTCCGCAAGGTCCGGACCCGCAACGGCGAGCGGCTGGAGGTGCACTCGACCAAGCTCGGCACGTCGATCCTCCTGGACCCGCTCGAGCTCGAGTCCCTCACCTGGCAGACCGCCGACACGTTCAGCCGGATGCTCGAGGACCCCTACGGCCCTGAGGACGTCGAACCCCGCGCCCTCAGCGACCTCGTCGCGGACCGCCAGCACGTCACGTTCGACGACGACTAG
- a CDS encoding nuclear transport factor 2 family protein yields the protein MDPADPTDDPTTELSAADRLAIAELIAAAAWALDTGDADAFVGTFTDDATLDMGEVHHGRDAIRRFVDAFVADDLSYPRGQHLVTGTVITPDSGGAVARSYVTRVHRLPMGGRGNTQVVWTGYAVDAVSRTQEGWRFASRRLRAWEGEKAPVELTPAG from the coding sequence ATGGACCCCGCCGACCCGACCGACGACCCGACCACCGAGCTCAGCGCCGCGGACCGCCTCGCCATCGCCGAGCTGATCGCGGCGGCCGCCTGGGCGCTCGACACCGGCGACGCCGACGCGTTCGTCGGCACCTTCACCGACGACGCGACCCTCGACATGGGGGAGGTGCACCACGGCCGGGACGCGATCCGCCGCTTCGTGGACGCCTTCGTAGCCGACGACCTCAGCTACCCGCGCGGCCAGCACCTCGTGACCGGCACGGTCATCACCCCGGACTCCGGAGGCGCCGTGGCCCGCTCCTACGTCACCCGGGTCCACCGCCTGCCCATGGGCGGGCGGGGCAACACCCAGGTCGTCTGGACCGGCTACGCCGTCGACGCGGTCAGCCGGACCCAGGAGGGCTGGCGCTTCGCCAGCCGGCGGCTGCGGGCGTGGGAGGGGGAGAAGGCCCCCGTCGAGCTGACCCCCGCGGGCTGA
- a CDS encoding TIGR03560 family F420-dependent LLM class oxidoreductase — translation MGSAIRVGLDVWQHACTVAELRQAWQTADQGGIDNLWVYDHFRAILVEDEATSPSYEAWTLLAAMAEVTSRARIGVMVTGNTYRHPLVVHKMAVTVDHLSDGRLELGLGASHDPPEHAMFGLDLPEPPERVDRLREAITYMKALWSEERADLDGTWYRLSGAVSAPAPVQRPHPPIWIGGEGERRTLPLVADHADVWTAIGRGSVADYARKQHLLDELCEAAGRDPADVRRSAQVHLDALADVDTCRRRIGELHGVGFTEFVVIVPPPDPLPRIEALLTRILPELRS, via the coding sequence ATGGGATCGGCCATCCGCGTCGGCCTCGACGTCTGGCAGCACGCCTGCACCGTCGCCGAGCTCCGCCAGGCCTGGCAGACCGCCGACCAGGGCGGCATCGACAACCTGTGGGTCTACGACCACTTCCGCGCCATCCTCGTCGAGGACGAGGCCACGTCGCCGAGCTACGAGGCGTGGACGCTGCTCGCGGCGATGGCCGAGGTGACCTCGCGGGCCCGCATCGGCGTCATGGTGACCGGCAACACCTACCGGCACCCCCTCGTCGTCCACAAGATGGCCGTCACCGTCGACCACCTGTCGGACGGCCGGCTCGAGCTCGGCCTCGGCGCGTCCCACGACCCGCCCGAGCACGCCATGTTCGGCCTCGACCTGCCCGAGCCGCCGGAGCGCGTCGATCGGCTCCGCGAGGCGATCACCTACATGAAGGCGCTGTGGTCCGAGGAGCGCGCGGACCTCGACGGCACCTGGTACCGCCTGTCCGGCGCGGTGTCGGCACCGGCGCCGGTGCAACGCCCCCACCCGCCGATCTGGATCGGCGGGGAGGGCGAGCGGCGCACCCTCCCCCTGGTCGCCGACCACGCCGACGTGTGGACCGCGATCGGCCGCGGGTCCGTCGCGGACTACGCGCGGAAGCAGCACCTGCTCGACGAGCTGTGCGAGGCCGCCGGACGCGACCCGGCCGACGTCCGCCGCTCCGCGCAGGTGCACCTCGACGCCCTCGCGGACGTCGACACCTGCCGTCGACGGATCGGCGAGCTGCACGGCGTCGGCTTCACCGAGTTCGTCGTGATCGTCCCGCCGCCGGACCCGCTGCCGCGGATCGAGGCGTTGCTCACCCGCATCCTCCCGGAGCTGCGCAGCTGA
- a CDS encoding amidohydrolase family protein, whose product MDLDAITAIDVHTHVEVSAETGRGSLSPDLEAAADRYFGRAGIGRPTIPEMATHYRERSMAAVVFTVDARTNLGVEPIPNDEIAAAAAEHDDVLIPFASVDPHLGQAAVAEVHRLVEVHDVKGFKFHPSVQGFFPDDPMAYPVYDAIQSHGRIALFHTGQTGIGAGARGGAGIRLKYSNPIHLDDVAADFGDLDIIMAHPSVPWQDEAISVATHKPRVHIDLSGWSPKYFPPQLVQQARTRLQDKVLFGSDFPMITPDRWLADFERLDFPDDVREKVLKGNAARLLGLA is encoded by the coding sequence ATCGACCTCGACGCCATCACCGCCATCGACGTCCACACCCACGTGGAGGTGTCCGCCGAGACCGGCAGGGGATCGCTGTCACCGGACCTCGAGGCCGCCGCCGACCGCTACTTCGGCCGGGCCGGGATCGGCCGGCCGACGATCCCGGAGATGGCGACCCACTACCGCGAGCGGTCCATGGCAGCGGTCGTCTTCACCGTCGACGCCCGCACCAACCTGGGGGTCGAGCCGATCCCCAACGACGAGATCGCCGCCGCGGCCGCCGAGCACGACGACGTGCTGATCCCCTTCGCGAGCGTCGACCCCCACCTCGGGCAGGCGGCCGTCGCCGAGGTCCACCGCCTGGTCGAGGTCCACGACGTCAAGGGGTTCAAGTTCCACCCGAGCGTCCAGGGCTTCTTCCCCGATGACCCGATGGCCTACCCGGTGTACGACGCGATCCAGTCCCACGGTCGGATCGCGCTGTTCCACACCGGCCAGACCGGCATCGGTGCGGGCGCCCGGGGAGGGGCCGGGATCCGCCTGAAGTACTCCAACCCGATCCACCTGGACGACGTCGCCGCGGACTTCGGGGACCTGGACATCATCATGGCCCACCCCTCGGTCCCCTGGCAGGACGAGGCGATCAGCGTCGCCACGCACAAGCCGCGGGTGCACATCGACCTGTCGGGCTGGTCCCCGAAGTACTTCCCGCCCCAGCTGGTCCAGCAGGCCCGCACGCGGCTGCAGGACAAGGTGCTGTTCGGCTCGGACTTCCCGATGATCACCCCGGACCGGTGGCTCGCCGACTTCGAGCGCCTCGACTTCCCCGACGACGTCCGCGAGAAGGTGCTCAAGGGCAACGCCGCCAGGCTGCTCGGCCTGGCCTGA
- a CDS encoding Rieske 2Fe-2S domain-containing protein yields the protein MSTSADAILAEMAELHPQGMAPAAIFNDPGIFALEREKVFARSWIYLAHESEVADEGDYVLRYILDVPLIVVRSEGGEIQALHNQCQHRGMQVCRSEMGNAAHFRCPYHGWTYRNDGRLVGVPVEKQAYGDTLDKASLGLVRLAQVDTYNGMIFGCLSADVEPLDEWLGDIAWYLDLFTTRSPAGLEVVGAPQRWVVDVDWKIAGENFIGDSYHTLMTHRSMVELGQAPRDPKYAMYGEQIHVPGKGHGAMMIGAPPGAELPPFWGYPAEMIERAKTSMPTKAQFEVAHETRIGLTTVFPNLSIHNPIRRPDHHYEGSVPMMTWRTWNPVGPGRIEITSHFLVEADATEEFAQLSQWSYLRSFGISGTFEQDDAEIWTHIARNAGTFTGGAHRVNYQMGMDLEVDESWPGPGVAQPANFTDANLRNFYSRWLEMMTA from the coding sequence ATGAGCACCAGCGCCGACGCGATCCTGGCCGAGATGGCCGAGCTCCACCCCCAGGGGATGGCACCGGCCGCGATCTTCAACGACCCGGGGATCTTCGCCCTCGAGCGCGAGAAGGTCTTCGCGCGGTCGTGGATCTACCTGGCCCACGAGAGCGAGGTGGCCGACGAGGGCGACTACGTCCTGCGCTACATCCTCGACGTCCCGCTCATCGTCGTCCGGTCCGAGGGCGGTGAGATCCAGGCCCTGCACAACCAGTGCCAGCACCGCGGCATGCAGGTGTGCCGGTCGGAGATGGGCAACGCCGCGCACTTCCGCTGCCCGTACCACGGCTGGACCTACCGCAACGACGGCCGACTCGTCGGCGTGCCGGTGGAGAAGCAGGCCTACGGCGACACCCTCGACAAGGCCAGCCTCGGCCTGGTGCGCCTGGCCCAGGTCGACACCTACAACGGGATGATCTTCGGCTGCCTGTCGGCCGACGTCGAACCCCTCGACGAGTGGCTGGGCGACATCGCCTGGTACCTCGACCTGTTCACGACCCGCAGCCCGGCGGGCCTGGAGGTGGTCGGCGCTCCCCAGCGCTGGGTCGTCGACGTCGACTGGAAGATCGCCGGGGAGAACTTCATCGGCGACAGCTACCACACGCTGATGACGCACCGGTCGATGGTCGAGCTCGGCCAGGCGCCGCGGGATCCCAAGTACGCGATGTACGGCGAGCAGATCCACGTCCCGGGCAAGGGCCACGGCGCGATGATGATCGGCGCGCCCCCCGGCGCGGAGCTGCCGCCGTTCTGGGGCTACCCGGCGGAGATGATCGAGCGGGCGAAGACCTCGATGCCGACCAAGGCGCAGTTCGAGGTCGCCCACGAGACCCGCATCGGGCTGACGACCGTCTTCCCGAACCTGTCGATCCACAACCCGATCCGCCGGCCCGACCACCACTACGAGGGGTCGGTGCCGATGATGACCTGGCGGACCTGGAACCCCGTCGGCCCGGGGCGCATCGAGATCACCAGCCACTTCCTGGTCGAGGCCGACGCGACCGAGGAGTTCGCCCAGCTGTCGCAGTGGTCGTACCTGCGGAGCTTCGGGATCTCCGGCACCTTCGAGCAGGACGACGCGGAGATCTGGACCCACATCGCCCGCAACGCCGGGACCTTCACCGGCGGCGCCCACCGGGTGAACTACCAGATGGGCATGGACCTCGAGGTCGACGAGTCCTGGCCCGGTCCGGGCGTCGCCCAGCCGGCGAACTTCACCGACGCGAACCTGCGCAACTTCTACAGCCGCTGGCTGGAGATGATGACGGCATGA